The Geothrix sp. DNA segment CGACGCGGACCAGCTGCACATGGCCCTGAAGCAGAAGGGCAAGGCCATCAGCCGGGCCACGGTATACCGAACGCTCGATCTGCTTGTGCAGTGCGGCCTGGTGCGGAAGAGCAGCTTCGGCGATCAGCACGCGCACTACGAAGCCGTCCGCAGCGACGAGCATCACGACCACCTGATCTGCCTGAACTGCGATGCCATCATCGAGTTCTTCCGCCCCGACCTGGAGGCCCTCCAGGAGCAGATCTGCCGGGAATTCTTCTTCAAGCCGATGCACCACAGCCATCAGATCTTCGGCCTCTGCAAAGCCTGCCAGAGCAAGGCCACCGATGACACGGTCCTCGCCCACCGGTTGAGCCAGCTCAGTACTTGATGCTGTCCGGGGGCTGTTGCCTGCGGCTCCGCCATAGCCGATGACTTGGTAAAGCGCTAGGCTGGGCCATGGCCAAATTGACGCTCCAGGACCTCCAGCGGCTTCCCAAGACGGACCTGCACGTCCACCTGGACGGCAGCCTCCGCATCCCGACCATCCTCGACCTGGCGGAGCAGCAGAAGGTGAAGCTGCCCGCGGATTCCATCGAAGGCCTGCGGCCCTTCGTGGAAGTGGGGGACGACTGCAAGTCCCTGGTGGAGTACCTGCGCGCCTTCGACGTGACGCTTTCGGTCATGCAGACCTACGAGAGCCTGGTCCGCACCTCTTTCGAACTGGCCGAGGACGCCGCAGAGGAGAACGTCCGCTATCTGGAGGTCCGCTACAGCCCCATCCTCCACCAGCAGAAGGGGCTCACCCTGCACGCCATCGTCCAGGCCGTGCTGGAGGGTCTCGGGCAGGCCGAGCGCAAATACAACATCAAGACCGGCGTGATCCTCTGCGGCATGCGCCACATCTCGCCGGACATCTCGCTGCGCCTCGCGGATCTCACCGTGGCCTTCAAGAACAAGGGCGTGGTGGGCTTCGACCTGGCGGGTGCCGAGGAGAACTTTCCGGCCAAGCGGCACAAGGATGCCTTCGGCCGGGTGCTGCAGAACAACATCAACTGCACCCTGCATGCCGGCGAGGCCTACGGCCCTGAGAGCATCCACCAGGCCATCCACCTCTGCGGCGCCCACCGCATCGGCCATGGCGTGCGCCTCATCGAGGACGGCGACCTGCTGAACTACGTGAACGACCACCGCATCCCGCTGGAGTGCTGCCCCTCGAGCAACGTGCAGACCAAGGCCGTGAAGAAGATGGCGGATCACCCCATCCGCCTGTTCTACGATCTGGGTCTCCGCGTCACCGTGAACACCGACAACCGCATGGTGACGAACACCACCGTCAGCAGGGAATTCCAGGTCATCCACGAAGAGCTGGGCTTCAACCTCGAGGAGATCAAGGAAGTCATCATCATGGGCTTCAAGAGCGCCTTCCTGCCCTACGCGCTCAAGCGCGCGCTGCTGGCGGAGGTCGTGCACGAGCTGAAGGCCTTCAAGCCCGGCAGCCTGGAGAGCAAACGCGAACAGCTCTGATATCCTGACTGCCGAGGTCAGGATCTTCATGCTGGATCGTTTCACCGCCTTTCTCGACCGCCACGGCAGGGTCCTGCTCACCACCCACGAGAATCCCGATGGGGATGGCGTGGGAGCGGCGGTGGCCCTGGCCTGCCACCTGAAGGCGGCGGGGAAGGAGACGCGGATCGTCGTGACGCCCTCTCTACCCGAGAATCTCCGCTTCCTGGACCCCGAAGGCTGGATCGAGACCTACGATCCGGATGGAAGCCATCGGAATCTGGCCGCCTGGCCCGATGCCTGGCTGCTCATCGATGCCTCGGAACCCCACCGCATGGGCGCCCTGTTTGCCACCTTCGAGAGCACCAAGGCGGATCGCGCCTGCCTCGACCACCACCTGAAGGATGCACCGAAGGGGTTCGATGCCGAGTTCACCGACTCGAGCGCCAGCGCCAGCACGGAACTGGTCTACGATCTGGTGCGGCTGCGCAACGGCGGCGACCTGCCACCCCTGATGGCCCAGGCCCTCTATGCGGGGCTGGTCAGCGACACGGGCAACTTCCGGCACTCCAACAGCACCCCGAAGGTCCACCATGCCGCCGCGGATCTCATCGCCCAGGGCGTCCACCCGGCGCGGACGTTCAACGCCCTCTACCAGACCGCCACGCCCGCCAAGCTCAGGCTCTTCGGCCGCGCCATGGGCGGGCTGCAGTTGCGCGATGGGGGGCGCTTCGCCTACGTGGCCGTGACGAAGCAGGACCTGGACGCCTGCGGGGCCACCCATGAGGATCTGGACGAGCTGGTGGAGGAACCCCGCAAGCTGAAGGGGGTGGAGGTGGCCGCCCTCTTTTCGGAGGCCGCGGATGGCCGCGCCAAGGTCAGCCTGCGCTCCCGCGAGCGGGTCGATGTCAATGCGGTCTGCCGGAAGTTCGGCGGGGGTGGCCATCGTCTGGCTTCCGGTGCCAAGCTCGATTTGCCGCTGGATGCCCTCATCGCCCAGGTGGAGGCGGCGGTGATCAGCCAGATCGGGCGGGATATTGTCTAAATAAAAAATTAGACCATTGGGGGTTGCCCCAACGGGACCCACACCTCAGACTTCTTGTTCCCCCGAGCGGCATCCAACCAGGTGACCGCACTTTCCCCCGGACCCCCATGTCGCCCAAAGAACCCAGCAGCGCCCCGAAGCTCGAGCTCTTCTGCAAGCTCCAGGCCGAGAAGGTGCCGTTCATCGCCAAGGCCAATGTCCCCTCCCTGTTCGGGAAGTTCACGGTCTATGGGTTCCTGGAGCACGCCACGGGCAAGGAGCACCTGGCCATCGTGGCGGGCGAGATCGATGCGCGCCGCCGCATCCCCGTGCGCGTCCACTCGGAGTGCTGGACGGGCGACGTGCTGGGCAGCCTGAAGTGCGACTGCCGGCAGCAGCTCGAAGAGGCCCTGCGGCACATTGGCGAGCACGGCGGCATGGTGCTCTACCTCCGGCAGGAGGGGCGCGGCATCGGCCTGCTGAACAAGCTCAAGGCCTACGCCCTGCAGGAGCAGGGGCTCGACACGGTGGAGGCGAACCACTCGCTGGGCTTCCCTGATGACCTGCGCACCTACGATTGTGCCGTGGAGATGCTCAAGTTCTTCGGCATCACCAAGGTGAAGCTGCTCACGAACAACCCCCGCAAGATTGGCGCGCTGGAATCCGCTGGCATCGAGGTGGAACGCGAGCGCCACCAGCTGGCTTCCAACCCCCACAACCTGCGCTACCTCAAGACCAAGGCCCGGAAGAGCGGCCACATGCTGGATTTCGAGGAAGAGGCGCTCTAGCTCCTTTCCCCTCGCGGGAAGCCGGCCATCGGTGCTAGCTATAGGTATGTCCACGCCCGTATCCGACCAGACCATCACCGACATCTCCCACGTCATCCAGCTCTCGGTGGCGCCGGTCTTCCTGCTCACGTCCATCGGGACCATCCTCGGCGTGCTCTCGACCCGCCTGGCCCGCATCGTGGACCGGGCCCGGGCCATCGGCGAGCGGCTGGAGGGCGCCACGGAGGAGAGGGCGGGGCTCATCCATGCGGAGATGCGCACCCTGGCCCAGCGCCGCCACCTGGTGAACCTGGCCATCACGGCCGGGACCACCGCCGCGCTGCTGGTCTGCGTCAGCATCGCCACGGTGTTCCTCGGCGCCGTGATGAAGGCCAACGTGGCCATGACCGTGGCCTCGCTGTTCATCCTCGCCATGGCCGCCTTCGTGGCGGCCCTGGTGTCCTTCCTGCGGGAGATCCTCCTCGCCGTCCGGAGCCTCGATCTGGTCTGAGCGGGCCTAGAGGCTCTTGATCGCCGCGATCTCCTGGGGACTCAGATACCGCCAGGCGCCCGGCTTGAGCAGGGGGTCGGCCAGGGGGCCGAACTGCACCCGGCGCAGCTTGCTGACGGGGTGGCCCACGGCGGCGAACATGCGGCGGATCTGCTGGTTCTTGCCCTCGGTGAGGGTCACCTTCAGCCAGGGATTGTCGCCCTTCTCGGCGACCTCGATGTGGCAGGGCTTCAGGCGGCGCCCGCTGAGCAGGAAGCCCTCCTGGAATTCCTTCAGCAGTTCCGGCCGCGGGTTGCGGTGCACCTTCACGAGGTACACCTTGGGGATCTCGTGCTCGGGACCCGTAAGCACCTGGGCCAGCGCACCGTCGTTGGTCATGAGCAGCAGGCCCTCGGAGTTGAAGTCGAGACGGCCCACGGGGTAGAGGCGCCCCGGAACGCCCTTCAGCAGGGCCATCACAGTGGGCCGGCCCTGGTCGTCCTTCACGGTGGTGACGTAGCCCTTGGGCTTGTTCATGAGGATGTAGACCGGGTCCTCCCGGTGGATCGGAATCAGGTCCACCGTGATCTCGTCCCGGCGGGGGTTGGCGAGGGTACCGAGTTCGCTGATGGTCCGGCCATTCACCTGGACGCGGCCATCGAGGATGATCTGCTCACAGGCCCGGCGGCTGTCGATGCCCGCTGCGGCGAGGATCTTCTGCAGGCGCTCCTGCCCGGCGGCTTTGGGGCGGGGCGCCGCGGGGCGGGCGGCCGGCTTTGCGGGAGCCTTGACGGGGGGCGGGGCAGGGCGCCGCGTGGCGGGCCGGCGGGCGGGGCGATCCGCCGGCCCGGCGTCGCTGGCGCGGCTGGCGGCACGGGCGGCGGGGCGCTCCGTTGAGCGGGCGGCGGATCGCTCGGCGGCGGTCCTCGTGGTGGTCCTGGCGGGCGCGGTTCGCGGCCCCTTCGGGGCGGGCTTTCTCATGGCGGCTCCTTCGGCGTCTCCCGACGCGGAAGCACCAGTCTATCAGGCCACCGGGGTCCGGGTCGCCCGCATGAAGTAGTGGATGCCGGAGGCCAGCACCAGGGCCGCCACGAGCCAGTACATTTCCGGCAGCAGGGGATCCATCCAGGGCCGGTATCCCAAGGCGTTGAAGAGCAGGCCCAGGGAGACCGCGCTCAGCTGGATGGCGGTGCTCAGCTTGCCCAGGAGGCTCGGGTGGAACTTGCTGTCGCTGAGGCGGTCCACCGAGGCGAAGGCGTAGAACGAGATCACCAGATCACGGGTGATGGCCAGGATCGAGACCCAGACGGGAATGGGTGCGGTCATGCCATTGGTCCGCCAGGCCATGAGGATGAAGGCGGTGGTCATCAGGAGCTTGTCCGCGGCGGGATCCATCAGGGCGCCCAGGTCCGAGCGCTGGTTGAAGGTCCGGGCGATGAAGCCGTCCAGCAGGTCGGTGAACCCCGCCGCGGCGAACAGGCCGAAGGCCTGCCAGTGGTGGCCGTACCAGACCGCGATGGCGAAAAAGGGGATCGCCAGGATCCGCAGCAGAGTCAGCGCGTTGGGGAGGGTCAGTGAATTGGATGGGTTCATCCAAATCAGTTTAGACGGAGATCACATCCGAAGGTTCCCACCTTGTTCCACGCTAGGGGTGAGCTACACTGGTCGATGGAGTTGAGACTATGACTCAAAATCTTCCGATCCCTTTAAGTCTTCTCCAGCCCGGGGATCAAGGTGAAGTTGTGCAGATCCAGGCCCAGGGGCAGGTCCGCCAGCGCCTGCTGGAGATGGGCTTCATCCGCGGCGCCAGGCTGAGGGTCGAGAAGCTCGCGCCCCTGGGCGATCCCATGGAGCTCGTGATCAAGGGCTACCACCTTTCACTGAGGCGGGACGAGAGCTCCTGCATCCTCGTCCAGCCGGTGTCCTGATGACCTTGACCGTCGCCCTCGCGGGCAATCCCAACTGCGGGAAGACCACCCTCTTCAATGCCCTCACCGGAGCCCGGCATCACGTCGGCAACTGGCCGGGCGTCACGGTGGAGCGCCGCAGCGGGACCTTCGAACACGGGGGCACCACCATGGAGGTGGTGGACCTCCCCGGCACCTACTCGCTGGCCGCCCGCAGCGAGGACGAGCGGGTGGCCGTGCACTTCCTGGCCTCGCCCGAGGTGGACCTGGTCTTGAACGTGCTGGACGCCTCCAACCTGGAGCGCAACCTCTACCTCAGCACCCAGCTGCTGGAACTCGGCAAGCCCGTGGCCTTCGTCCTGAACATGGTGGACGACGCGGAGAACCGTGGGGTGCGCATCGACGTGCCCGCTCTGGAGCTGCTGCTGGGCGGCCCGATCATCCCCACCGTGGGAAACCGGGAGCAGGGCATCGAGGAACTCAAGGAACTGCTCGGCACCATGGCCCGGGGCGAATCCAACCGCTGCCGCAGCATCACCGTGGACTACGGCCACGACATCGAAGGCGAGCTCGCGAAGCTGCAGAAGGAGATCTGCCGGGACGAGCAGCTGGAGGCCGCCATGCCGCCCCGGTGGCTGGCCCTGCAGCTGCTGGAGAACAACGTCGAAGCCAAGCGCGTGGTCGGCGAGAGCCACGCCAGCGAGGCCATCAAGCAACAGCTGGCCAAGAGCTTCGCCTTCCTGGAGCCGCACCTCGGAGCCGATGGCGCGACGCTGGTGGCCGAGCGCCGCTACGGCTTCGCCCACGGCCTGGTCAAGGAGGTGGCCACGGCGCCGGATGACAAGAAATCACCCACCGCCAAGCTGGATGCGCTCCTCACGCACCGGGTCCTCGGCATCCCCATCTTCATCGCCATCCTGGCCTTGGTGTACTCCCTTTCCTTCATTCTCGGGAAGATCCCCCAGGACTGGATCGCAGACGGTTTCAAGGCCCTCTCCACCTTCGCGGCCAACCGCCTCCCCGCCGGTGAGCTGACCAGCCTGCTGGTGGACGGGGTCATTCCCGGCGTCAGCGCGGTGATCGTCTTCGTGCCCGTGATCATGATCCTCATGGGCTGCATCGCCTTCCTGGAGGACACGGGCTACATGGCGCGGGCGGCCTTCATCATGGACAGGCTCATGCACGTCATGGGGCTGCACGGGAAGAGCTTCATCCCCCTCATCATGGGCAGCGGTTGCAATGTGCCCGCCATCCAGGCGGCCCGCACCATCGAGAGCCCCCAGGACCGCCTCATCACCATGCTGGTCACGCCCCTCGTGAGCTGCTCGGCGCGCCTGCAGGTCTATATCGTCATCGCCGGGACCTTCTTCACGCCCTTCAAGGCCGCCCTCTCCATCATCGCCATGCACTTCCTGGGGCTCGGCCTCGCGGTGCTCATGGGCCGCCTGTTGCGCAGCGCCCTGTTCAGCGGACCCAGTTCGCCCTTCGTGATGGAACTGCCACCCTACCGGCTGCCCATGCTGAAGGCCACCCTCATCCACATGTGGGAGAAGGGGTCGATCTTCCTCACCCGGGCCGGCACCACGATTTTCGCGGGGGCGACCCTGGTGTGGTTCCTTTCGCGCTACCCCGGCATCGCCAACCGGGAGTGGACCCTGGAATACCAGCAGAAGCGGCAGGCCGTGGCGGCGCTGAACCTGCCCGCCGCGGAATCCGAGGAGCGGCTCAAGGCCCTGCAGCTGGCCCATGAGAGCCGCATCGTGAACACGAGCCTAGCCGCCAGACTGGGGCAGAAGGTCGAGCCCATCCTGCGGCCCATCCTGGATCCGGATCACAAGCGGGCCGAGGCCTGGAAGGATGTCATCGCCCTCACCGCCGGCTTCGTGGCCAAGGAGATCGTGGTCTCCACCATGGCCGTCATCCACCAGGCCAGCGAGGAGCCCAAGGAGGGCGAACAGCTCAGCCCGCTCCAGGTGGCGCTGCGCGATGGCTCGGGCCTGACGCCCCTCACGGCCCTGGCCTTCATGGTATTCACCCTCATCTACACGCCCTGCCTCGGTACCATCGCCATGATCCGTCGCGAGGCCGGCAGCTGGCGTTGGGCCGCCTTCACGGTGGGCTATGGTCTGGTGCTGGGCTGGGGCCTGGCCTGGGTCACGGTGGCCGTGGGCCGCGCCTTCGGCTATGCGTGAGGTGGCCATGATCCAGACTTTTCTTGTCGTTTCCGCCGCCGGTTTTTCGGCCTTCTACTTCCTCCACGGCGCCTACCAGGACTTCTGCGGCGCCAGGGGCCGCAGTTGCGGGAAGTGCAGCTCCGGTGGGTGTCCAGCGGCCCGCAAGGGCTGACGGGTCGGAAGAACCCCAAGGTGCCATCCTGATACCCGGCAGGAGGTCCCATGCGCTTCATCTTCGAGCAGGTGCGGGTCGGCGGGGATCGCAACTTCGGCTACCTGCTGGGTGATCGGGAGGCCGGGGTCGGCGTGGTCATCGATCCCTCGTACACGCCCGAGGCCGTGGTGGAGCGGGCCCGGGTCCAGGGGCTCAAGATCACCCACATCCTCAACACCCACGGCCATCCGGACCACACCAACGGCAATGAGGTGGCCAAGACGCTCACCGGCGCCGTGGTGGCGGGCGGGCCCGGCCACCCGGGCCCCGTGGACCTCATCCTCCAGGATGGCGACCGCGTGCCCTTCGGCGCCTTCTGGATCCGCACCTGGCATGTCCCCGGCCACTACCACGACCATCTGGCCTTCCTGGTGGAGGGGCAGGATGCTGCCTTCACCGGCGACCTGCTCTTCGTGGGCAAGGTGGGCGGCACCCAGTCCGAGGCCGATGGCCGCACGGAATGGGCCAGCCTGCAGCGCCTGCTTCGGGACTGGCCCGATGGCACCACGATCTGGCCGGGCCACGACTACGGCGCCCGCCCCAGTTCCACCGTGGCCTGGGAGCGCCGCACCAACCCCTTCCTCC contains these protein-coding regions:
- a CDS encoding Fur family transcriptional regulator — its product is MRKLKIERPEEQQRFETFLRSRQLKLTGERLELVEEVFGQPHHFDADQLHMALKQKGKAISRATVYRTLDLLVQCGLVRKSSFGDQHAHYEAVRSDEHHDHLICLNCDAIIEFFRPDLEALQEQICREFFFKPMHHSHQIFGLCKACQSKATDDTVLAHRLSQLST
- the add gene encoding adenosine deaminase, whose amino-acid sequence is MAKLTLQDLQRLPKTDLHVHLDGSLRIPTILDLAEQQKVKLPADSIEGLRPFVEVGDDCKSLVEYLRAFDVTLSVMQTYESLVRTSFELAEDAAEENVRYLEVRYSPILHQQKGLTLHAIVQAVLEGLGQAERKYNIKTGVILCGMRHISPDISLRLADLTVAFKNKGVVGFDLAGAEENFPAKRHKDAFGRVLQNNINCTLHAGEAYGPESIHQAIHLCGAHRIGHGVRLIEDGDLLNYVNDHRIPLECCPSSNVQTKAVKKMADHPIRLFYDLGLRVTVNTDNRMVTNTTVSREFQVIHEELGFNLEEIKEVIIMGFKSAFLPYALKRALLAEVVHELKAFKPGSLESKREQL
- a CDS encoding pseudouridine synthase, which codes for MRKPAPKGPRTAPARTTTRTAAERSAARSTERPAARAASRASDAGPADRPARRPATRRPAPPPVKAPAKPAARPAAPRPKAAGQERLQKILAAAGIDSRRACEQIILDGRVQVNGRTISELGTLANPRRDEITVDLIPIHREDPVYILMNKPKGYVTTVKDDQGRPTVMALLKGVPGRLYPVGRLDFNSEGLLLMTNDGALAQVLTGPEHEIPKVYLVKVHRNPRPELLKEFQEGFLLSGRRLKPCHIEVAEKGDNPWLKVTLTEGKNQQIRRMFAAVGHPVSKLRRVQFGPLADPLLKPGAWRYLSPQEIAAIKSL
- a CDS encoding FeoA family protein, yielding MTQNLPIPLSLLQPGDQGEVVQIQAQGQVRQRLLEMGFIRGARLRVEKLAPLGDPMELVIKGYHLSLRRDESSCILVQPVS
- a CDS encoding DUF2721 domain-containing protein: MSTPVSDQTITDISHVIQLSVAPVFLLTSIGTILGVLSTRLARIVDRARAIGERLEGATEERAGLIHAEMRTLAQRRHLVNLAITAGTTAALLVCVSIATVFLGAVMKANVAMTVASLFILAMAAFVAALVSFLREILLAVRSLDLV
- a CDS encoding hydroxyacylglutathione hydrolase family protein, translated to MRFIFEQVRVGGDRNFGYLLGDREAGVGVVIDPSYTPEAVVERARVQGLKITHILNTHGHPDHTNGNEVAKTLTGAVVAGGPGHPGPVDLILQDGDRVPFGAFWIRTWHVPGHYHDHLAFLVEGQDAAFTGDLLFVGKVGGTQSEADGRTEWASLQRLLRDWPDGTTIWPGHDYGARPSSTVAWERRTNPFLLCPDVDAFLQAKQAWAGFKAKHGLR
- the ribA gene encoding GTP cyclohydrolase II, whose protein sequence is MSPKEPSSAPKLELFCKLQAEKVPFIAKANVPSLFGKFTVYGFLEHATGKEHLAIVAGEIDARRRIPVRVHSECWTGDVLGSLKCDCRQQLEEALRHIGEHGGMVLYLRQEGRGIGLLNKLKAYALQEQGLDTVEANHSLGFPDDLRTYDCAVEMLKFFGITKVKLLTNNPRKIGALESAGIEVERERHQLASNPHNLRYLKTKARKSGHMLDFEEEAL
- the feoB gene encoding ferrous iron transport protein B; translation: MTLTVALAGNPNCGKTTLFNALTGARHHVGNWPGVTVERRSGTFEHGGTTMEVVDLPGTYSLAARSEDERVAVHFLASPEVDLVLNVLDASNLERNLYLSTQLLELGKPVAFVLNMVDDAENRGVRIDVPALELLLGGPIIPTVGNREQGIEELKELLGTMARGESNRCRSITVDYGHDIEGELAKLQKEICRDEQLEAAMPPRWLALQLLENNVEAKRVVGESHASEAIKQQLAKSFAFLEPHLGADGATLVAERRYGFAHGLVKEVATAPDDKKSPTAKLDALLTHRVLGIPIFIAILALVYSLSFILGKIPQDWIADGFKALSTFAANRLPAGELTSLLVDGVIPGVSAVIVFVPVIMILMGCIAFLEDTGYMARAAFIMDRLMHVMGLHGKSFIPLIMGSGCNVPAIQAARTIESPQDRLITMLVTPLVSCSARLQVYIVIAGTFFTPFKAALSIIAMHFLGLGLAVLMGRLLRSALFSGPSSPFVMELPPYRLPMLKATLIHMWEKGSIFLTRAGTTIFAGATLVWFLSRYPGIANREWTLEYQQKRQAVAALNLPAAESEERLKALQLAHESRIVNTSLAARLGQKVEPILRPILDPDHKRAEAWKDVIALTAGFVAKEIVVSTMAVIHQASEEPKEGEQLSPLQVALRDGSGLTPLTALAFMVFTLIYTPCLGTIAMIRREAGSWRWAAFTVGYGLVLGWGLAWVTVAVGRAFGYA
- the pgsA gene encoding CDP-diacylglycerol--glycerol-3-phosphate 3-phosphatidyltransferase produces the protein MNPSNSLTLPNALTLLRILAIPFFAIAVWYGHHWQAFGLFAAAGFTDLLDGFIARTFNQRSDLGALMDPAADKLLMTTAFILMAWRTNGMTAPIPVWVSILAITRDLVISFYAFASVDRLSDSKFHPSLLGKLSTAIQLSAVSLGLLFNALGYRPWMDPLLPEMYWLVAALVLASGIHYFMRATRTPVA
- a CDS encoding DHH family phosphoesterase, with the protein product MLDRFTAFLDRHGRVLLTTHENPDGDGVGAAVALACHLKAAGKETRIVVTPSLPENLRFLDPEGWIETYDPDGSHRNLAAWPDAWLLIDASEPHRMGALFATFESTKADRACLDHHLKDAPKGFDAEFTDSSASASTELVYDLVRLRNGGDLPPLMAQALYAGLVSDTGNFRHSNSTPKVHHAAADLIAQGVHPARTFNALYQTATPAKLRLFGRAMGGLQLRDGGRFAYVAVTKQDLDACGATHEDLDELVEEPRKLKGVEVAALFSEAADGRAKVSLRSRERVDVNAVCRKFGGGGHRLASGAKLDLPLDALIAQVEAAVISQIGRDIV